GACCTGAAGTACCACCGATCAGGAAGCCACGCGCCTGTTGGTCACCCGCAGCCCAGCACAGGTCACCGATACGCTGGAAACCGAACATGGAGTAGTAGATGTAGAACGGGATCATTGGCAGATCATTGGTGCTGTATGAGGTCGCAGCAGCCAGCCATGAAGAGGCAGCACCCAGTTCGTTGATCCCTTCTTGCAGGATCTGGCCTTTCTCGTCTTCTTTGTAGTAAGCAACCTGTTCACGGTCTTGCGGGGTGTACTGCTGACCATTCGGGCTGTAAATACCAATCTGACGGAACAGACCTTCCATACCGAAAGTACGCGCTTCGTCAGCAATGATTGGAACAATTCTGTCTTTGATAGATTTGTTCTTCAGCATCACGTTCAGCACACGCACGAAAGCGATAGTGGTAGAAATCTCTTTATTCTGCTCTTCCAGCAAGGAGCTGAAATCTGACAGCGCAGGGATTTCCAGCTTCTCAGTGAACTTAGGCATACGGGTTGGCACATAGCCTTCCAGCGCCTGACGACGTTCATGCAGATATTTGTTTTCTTCAGAATCTTTATCAAAGGTGATGTAAGGCAGTTTTTCGATATCAGCATCGGCAACTGACACATTGAAACGATCGCGGAAGTGGTGAACCCCTTCCATGTTCATTTTCTTCACCTGGTGAGCAATATTTTTACCTTCTGCTGTTTCGCCCATGCCGTAACCTTTAATGGTGTGGGCCAGGATAACAGTAGGTTTACCGGTGGTTTCTTGTGCTTTTTTCAGTGCAGCAAAGACTTTCTTCGGATCATGACCGCCACGGTTCAGAGACCAGATCTCATCGTCGCTCATGTCTTTCACTAATGCAGCAGTTTCAGGGAAACGGCCAAAGAAGTGTTCGCGGACATACGCACCGTCTTTGGATTTAAAGGTCTGGTAGTCACCATCCAGTGTTTCGTTCATCAGTTGGATCAGTTTACCGCTGGTATCTTTACGCAGCAGCTCATCCCAACGACTCCCCCAAATCACTTTCAGCACCTGCCAGCCAGCACCACTGAAGATACCTTCCAGCTCATTGATAATTTTGCCGTTACCAGTAACCGGGCCATCAAGGCGCTGCAAGTTACAGTTGATAACGAAGACCAGGTTATCCAGTTTTTCACGGGTCGCGATGGTGATCGCACCTTTGGATTCTGGCTCATCCATCTCGCCGTCGCCCAGGAAGGCGTACACGGTCTGTGCTGCAGTGTCTTTCAGACCACGGTGATGGAGGTATTTCAGGAACTTGGCCTGATAGATTGCACTGATTGGGCCAAGGCCCATCGATACAGTTGGGAACTGCCAGAATTCAGGCATCAGTTTCGGGTGCGGGTAAGAAGATAGCCCCTTACCATCAACTTCCTGACGGAAGTTATCCATTTGCTCTTGAGTCAGGCGGCCTTCAAGGAAAGCACGTGCGTAAACACCTGGAGAGATGTGACCCTGGAAGTAAACCAGATCGCCGCCGTCTTTTTGGTTACGAGCGCGGAAGAAGTGGTTGAAGCAAACCTCGTAGAAGGTAGCGGAAGACTGGAAGGATGCCATGTGGCCGCCCAAGTCCAGATCTTTCTTCGACGCACGCAACACGGTCATCACGGCATTCCAACGGATAGCGCTGCGAATACGACGCTCAAGCTCCAGGTTGCCAGGGTAAGCGGGTTCGTCTTCTACCGGGATGGTGTTGATGTAATCACGGCTGGCAGAACCTGCCGCAACGCTCACACCACCTTTACGGGCTTCGCCCAAAACCTGATCAATCAGATACTGAGCACGCTCAACACCCTCTTCACGGATGACCGATTCGATCGCCTGTAGCCAGTCGCGGGTTTCGATCGGATCCACGTCATTATTTAAACGTTCTGACATGGTGGTATTCCTTATCTGTTT
The sequence above is drawn from the Yersinia intermedia genome and encodes:
- the aceE gene encoding pyruvate dehydrogenase (acetyl-transferring), homodimeric type — its product is MSERLNNDVDPIETRDWLQAIESVIREEGVERAQYLIDQVLGEARKGGVSVAAGSASRDYINTIPVEDEPAYPGNLELERRIRSAIRWNAVMTVLRASKKDLDLGGHMASFQSSATFYEVCFNHFFRARNQKDGGDLVYFQGHISPGVYARAFLEGRLTQEQMDNFRQEVDGKGLSSYPHPKLMPEFWQFPTVSMGLGPISAIYQAKFLKYLHHRGLKDTAAQTVYAFLGDGEMDEPESKGAITIATREKLDNLVFVINCNLQRLDGPVTGNGKIINELEGIFSGAGWQVLKVIWGSRWDELLRKDTSGKLIQLMNETLDGDYQTFKSKDGAYVREHFFGRFPETAALVKDMSDDEIWSLNRGGHDPKKVFAALKKAQETTGKPTVILAHTIKGYGMGETAEGKNIAHQVKKMNMEGVHHFRDRFNVSVADADIEKLPYITFDKDSEENKYLHERRQALEGYVPTRMPKFTEKLEIPALSDFSSLLEEQNKEISTTIAFVRVLNVMLKNKSIKDRIVPIIADEARTFGMEGLFRQIGIYSPNGQQYTPQDREQVAYYKEDEKGQILQEGINELGAASSWLAAATSYSTNDLPMIPFYIYYSMFGFQRIGDLCWAAGDQQARGFLIGGTSGRTTLNGEGLQHEDGHSHIQSLTIPNCISYDPAYAYEVAVIMHDGLERMYGEAQENVYYYLTTLNENYHMPAMPQGAEEGIRKGIYKLETVAGSKGKVQLMSSGAILRHVREAAQILANDYGVGSDVYSVTSFTELARDGQDCERWNMLHPTETPRVPYVAQVMNDAPAVASTDYMKLFAEQIRNFIPASEFRVLGTDGFGRSDSRENLRHHFEVDASYVVVAALGELAKRGDIDASVVAQAITKFGIDADKVNPRLA